In Mesotoga sp. BH458_6_3_2_1, the genomic window AGAATTTTTCTGACGGTATACTCACTCAATACATCTTCCACTACTAGACAAATATACATATCACTGCTCCTACAAGACTTCTAGTTCACGAATATCCTTTGGAATAGTGTGAGGCGCCACAATTTCACCAACACTCATACCCGCTTCAAGAAGGGGAGCTGCTTCGTTGATTGAAGTTGCGACTCTTACTTCCGTTCCCTCTGGAGATGGTGCAAGAAGAAGAACCTCTTCGAGTGCAATACCTTTATTCATAAGCAAGTCCATGCTATGCGTACTCAATAAAACCTGACGACTCTTGCTCTTTTGAAGTTTATACATTAGCTCTGGAAGCAGCTGAATAAGTGCCTTATGAAGGGATAGTTCTGGTTCCTCAAGAAGGAGCAATGAATTGTCTTCAAGAATTACCCAGAGGAGTCCAATTAGGCGGAGCGTTCCATCGGAAAACTGATCTTCACGCTGTTTTGCACCGTGGCCTCTCCAATGTTCATACCTTGCTTCCAAATGGGGTTTCCCCATCTTATCAATCACAAATGAAAGATCTTTGAGCTGAGGCACTGCCTTCTTAAGGAGCTCTTCAACTTTTTCTAGTCGAGAACTTCTCGTCTTCTCCGGAGTCTCGGCGAGTCTCTTTACGAAAGTCTGGCCAAAAGGGTCTCCAGGCAAAGCATAACCCGAAAATGTAGCGGCGAATCGTATGAACTGAGGGACGAGATGAAGATACTGAACTCGCTGAAGAAACTCAGACACCTCCCTGAAGTCCCTATTTGCACTAATCTGTTCAAGGTTGGTCTGTGTTAGTCTTTGAGGGTCTTCTTTATCTCCTTCATTGGGTCTGTCGAGAATGAGTATGTTATCTTTCCAAACTCTCTCATGAGTCAATACTTGTAGTCGCTTACCACCTGTCTCACGAGTAATGCCTAGCGAGTATCGCCACTTCTCTTCTTTTCTTTGATCATCTGAAAGAGTGATCGAAATTTGGACATCTGAGCTTCTGCGCGCTGACAGACATCTAACTTTCGAAATGCCTCCTCGATTGGTCAATGCCTCCTGCAGGCCTCCCCCAGACTTTGCTATGTCTCTCAGAAATCTAAGCACATCGAGGAAATTGGATTTTCCCGATGCGTTGGGCCCGACAAGAAAAACTCTTCTGGTAAGATCCACATCGATCTCCCGGAAATTTCTCCAGTTCCTGACGGATAGATGCGAAACAAGCACTGAAATCCCTCCAATTCAGAAAAAGCTCAAGAAAATTATATCATCGCATTACTTTGTCATATTGTAGCAAATGGAGACCTTACTTATTATAGGCTATCCAATTTGTGTCTAGCTCGGTGGCGGATTCATTCTCCTAAGAGCATTCAAGAACGGCCATCTTGCTCCAACATCCCTCTTATCTGCAAAGCCTATGCAATTTCCTACCTGTCCACAAGAACACCTTTGCTAATCGAACCGTGATACTTATATTCTGCAGTAAAAAGAATACAGCATCCAAGTGTTCACTCTTGGATGCTTCATCCTCACCACTTCATTTCTTCTTATTCTACTATTCCTCATTTGCTTGTCCAATTCCCCTCGGGGTGAAAAAGGCAAAGAGATACGTCTTCTTGTATCACTTTTGTCTTCATCTCTCTTTGCATTGCTCTCCTGAATGAAGAACTATATTAGGCACATGTAAACAAACGAGTCCCGAACAGACACGTCTCGCCCTCCTTGAGTAAGAAAGAAGAACAAGGATATAAAGTGTCGAAGAATCGTTTTCCCCAGCGTACAGCCTTCAGCGTTTATAATCCAAGCGGTTCTTTCCCCGCGAAGCGGGCATTGCGTCCTGGCATGTTCTTCGCCAGCCTTGCGTCCACTGATGCACCTCAGTGCATTGCGACCGCCGATGCTTTTCGGCGCCTTGCGTCTTGCAACTTCTAGTCGGAGGACGGAGAACCGTTGACGGCAGACCTGCTCTAAATGAATGAAGAACTACGTTACTGGAATGCAAATAATGGAGTCTGTCCCGAAAATTACGAAGAAGCTAAATACGAAGAAGCTTATAATGACTAAAAGGATTCACTTAGTTTTTTAAACTTTTCTTCGATTAAATTGCGAAGAGCCACAAATGATCGAGGATATGAACTCACATTCTGAATTGAAGGAATCAAATTGTCAGTTTTCTTTATCTCTTTCTTTTTTTCTGTCATTAGATAGTTAGTTGTACAGTCGGATGACGAAATGGATAGAATGCTACACATATTCTGGCGGATCTTCTTCACATTGAGTAAATCTTTTTCGAGCGCATAGTTCATGCATACAGTGGAGTATTTCGCTAGGATCTTCAAGGCTTGTGTATGATTCGAGATGAGCATATGTTCAATCTTCTTTCTTTCCGGTTCTTTTGTAATAATCTGCTGTATTAGATCGAGCCGTTCTTGCTTGAATTCCTTCTTGAATCGAGGCAGTCCATCACTTCCTAGGCTATTTTCAAGTTCATCATTAACGTATGGCAGGAAGAAATCCTTGTCAACAACCACTATATATTGTAGGTGGAGTGCTGCAAGTAGGTAAAGTACGTACTTCAGATTACCAACGCCACGAAGATCAACGAAGCTTATTCTGTTTAGGTACGTCCTAATGGTAGGTTGATTTGATACAAAATCTTTCAGAACATCCGCATCGCTTTCACTCTCTGCAATGATAACAAGATCAGAAAAGAAGAACTCGCTATTTCGATACCTATGAAACTTTTCATATTTTTCGGCTTTAATATCGTGATTAGCGTAGAATTCCTCTTCAAGCTTGCTGGTAACTGACTTGAAGCCACGTTTTTTGTCTGCCGCTTTCCTTACCAAAACCAAGTCTTCATGACGGAGTTCATCGATAATGGTTGGAGAATGTGATGTGAAGATAATCTGTGCTTCCGAATCATGATTTCTTATGTCTCGAAGTTGGGAAACAAATTCTCTTTGTGCTTGTGGATGCAGATTTGATTCAGGTTCTTCGATTCCCAGAATTACATTCTTTTTTTCGGTTGACGCCAAATATCTGTACAGTGCAATCACTAACATACTTTTGATACCAGTACCGCAGTCAGAAACATTGAATGAGTTAGAGTGATCAACAATCTTCAAACCAAGATCAAACAGTAACATAGAATAATCTAAAGTCTTTACGTAGTCAAGAGTAAGTTCATATGAGTGCTCAAGACAATAATACCTTTCAAGCTTCTTTGTAATGCTCGGGAAGTGTTTCTCTGCAAGTTCTTTAGCAGAAGCACGAACGGATGGTGATACTCTGTCCCGATTCTTTGTCCTCTTCCTAAACTCCTTTTCAATAACTCTTCTAAGTAGGGAGTTCTCTTTGGCTTCCATTTTCTCAGCGTCCCTTGAAGCTGGAATGAGCACAAAGGATATATCAGAGAAAATCCTAGCTCGTAGGTCTTCCTGTAAAGCTGCTAATCTTGTTCCAGTTGTAGCCCACTTATATTCAGCTTTCTTGTTATTTGGATTATATCTAAAACGTACCTTAAAGGAATCGAGGATTGAATAGTTTTTATAGATCTGCGAGTTTGGTATATCCGTAAAAACAACTTCAATTATCGAGTTACTAGTTGGAGTATATGAGTGATTGCCATTTATCAAATTATCTTTCTCCTCTTCGAAATTGAAGAATACGTTGAGCGCCCTAAGAATGCTTGACTTTCCAGAGTTGTTTTTTCCGACAATTGCACAAACATCGCCAAGAGTGAATTCACTTTTCTCGAAAGAACGGAATCTACGAATATAAATCTTTGCAATTTTCACAAACGCCACTCCTTCAGCAGGCTTTCGTCTAATCGAATCTGATGATCTCTCAAAATTGCACAAAAAGCCTCGAATTTCTCACGCTTATTCCCCATAAAACTGATCTATCAATCAGAATATACACATTGACTTAATTTTACTACTTTATCAACATAAAACAAAACTCAGCTGATTGGAAATGTTTTATTGGTTACTCATTAACTATTGACTATCTCTCCAAGATAATGGTATTGGTGATTCTGTTTCGTTAACTACATGCACATTAGCGCTTTTCAATGCGAAGATACTGAATCTACAGTCAAGTCACAAAGGAAATGTTCTTCACAAATTTTGGTGGGTGCGGAGGAGTTTAGAATAATAGAGCTTCGTCAGTCAAGCGAATACTGCGCAGAGAGAAGAAACAAGAGGACCCGGTCCGGTGAGTAAGGACCTGTTGAGCTTGATGCAAGCAACTTGTTGTTGATTCGCGCAGTAACAGTCATATCCTTTCCCTTACTCTTTGTATAGACTCTAACTGTCAGATTGAAGCAGGCCTTATCCCAAGTTTCATCCAGCTCGATAACATGTACATGCGGGATTGTTCCCCTGATCTCCTGTCTGATCTTCGTGTTTGGGTACGACCTCTGAATGTCAATATACCCACTGTAAGCTGTATCAAAGTCTCCTGTAACTGTAATCGAAAGAGTTCTTTTGGAAGCCATCTTTTCACTTGTGTGGATTCTTGCCTCGAGAGAGGTTTCAGGATTCTCATCCTCGCTCCAAATTCCGATTCGGTTGATCTTCGCATAGTGCTTAGCCTGTTCCATGTATTCATGAAGCTTTCCTTTGAAGTTAGTTTCAGGAACATAGTCACAGAGTCCATTCATAACCAGAAGGAGATTAGCAGATATCATTACTTCCGTACCTTCAAGCTCGTAAGGAAACCACAGATAGGACAGATAATTGGAATCAGAATCGTATCTGAAAGCATCGAATGATAGAAAGACATCGCTATCTAGAAGTGCATTTTCCATTAGTGTAGTTGCTCTCTCCAAATAGGGAATGAAGGGCGATTCTTCTCTTGGAAGTCTTACTCCAATTAGCCTCACTCTGG contains:
- a CDS encoding AAA family ATPase, producing MLVSHLSVRNWRNFREIDVDLTRRVFLVGPNASGKSNFLDVLRFLRDIAKSGGGLQEALTNRGGISKVRCLSARRSSDVQISITLSDDQRKEEKWRYSLGITRETGGKRLQVLTHERVWKDNILILDRPNEGDKEDPQRLTQTNLEQISANRDFREVSEFLQRVQYLHLVPQFIRFAATFSGYALPGDPFGQTFVKRLAETPEKTRSSRLEKVEELLKKAVPQLKDLSFVIDKMGKPHLEARYEHWRGHGAKQREDQFSDGTLRLIGLLWVILEDNSLLLLEEPELSLHKALIQLLPELMYKLQKSKSRQVLLSTHSMDLLMNKGIALEEVLLLAPSPEGTEVRVATSINEAAPLLEAGMSVGEIVAPHTIPKDIRELEVL
- a CDS encoding ATP-dependent endonuclease: MKIAKIYIRRFRSFEKSEFTLGDVCAIVGKNNSGKSSILRALNVFFNFEEEKDNLINGNHSYTPTSNSIIEVVFTDIPNSQIYKNYSILDSFKVRFRYNPNNKKAEYKWATTGTRLAALQEDLRARIFSDISFVLIPASRDAEKMEAKENSLLRRVIEKEFRKRTKNRDRVSPSVRASAKELAEKHFPSITKKLERYYCLEHSYELTLDYVKTLDYSMLLFDLGLKIVDHSNSFNVSDCGTGIKSMLVIALYRYLASTEKKNVILGIEEPESNLHPQAQREFVSQLRDIRNHDSEAQIIFTSHSPTIIDELRHEDLVLVRKAADKKRGFKSVTSKLEEEFYANHDIKAEKYEKFHRYRNSEFFFSDLVIIAESESDADVLKDFVSNQPTIRTYLNRISFVDLRGVGNLKYVLYLLAALHLQYIVVVDKDFFLPYVNDELENSLGSDGLPRFKKEFKQERLDLIQQIITKEPERKKIEHMLISNHTQALKILAKYSTVCMNYALEKDLLNVKKIRQNMCSILSISSSDCTTNYLMTEKKKEIKKTDNLIPSIQNVSSYPRSFVALRNLIEEKFKKLSESF
- a CDS encoding thermonuclease family protein, whose product is MLASLAISLTPIVLDISGEEVVYAREFVSLKASFREMEEGKVERIDDAAHMDVAIGMFYPRVRLIGVRLPREESPFIPYLERATTLMENALLDSDVFLSFDAFRYDSDSNYLSYLWFPYELEGTEVMISANLLLVMNGLCDYVPETNFKGKLHEYMEQAKHYAKINRIGIWSEDENPETSLEARIHTSEKMASKRTLSITVTGDFDTAYSGYIDIQRSYPNTKIRQEIRGTIPHVHVIELDETWDKACFNLTVRVYTKSKGKDMTVTARINNKLLASSSTGPYSPDRVLLFLLSAQYSLD